One part of the Ovis canadensis isolate MfBH-ARS-UI-01 breed Bighorn chromosome 8, ARS-UI_OviCan_v2, whole genome shotgun sequence genome encodes these proteins:
- the LATS1 gene encoding serine/threonine-protein kinase LATS1 — MKRSEKPEGYRQMRPKTFPASNYTGSSRQMLQEIRESLRNLSKPSDAAKAEQNMGKMSAEDPRQVRNPPKFGMHHKALLEIRNSLQPFANETSRSPSEVNPQMLQDLQAAGFDEDMVIQALQKTNNRSIEAAIEFISKMSYQDPRREQMATAAARPVNANLKPGSVQQSINRKQSWKGSKESLVPQRHGPPLGESVAYRSESPNSQTDVGRPLSGSGVTAFTQAHPSNGQRVNPPPPPQVRSVTPPPPPRGQTPPPRGTTPPPPSWEPNSQTKRYSGNMDYVISRISPVPPGAWQEGYPPPPLNTSPMNPPNQGQRGINSVPVGRQPIIMQSSNKFNFPPGRPGIQNGSGQTEFMMHQNVVSAGTVNRQPPPPYPLTPTNGQSPSALQTGGSAAPSSYTNGNIPQAMMVPNRNSHNMELYNINVPGLQTTWPQSSSAPAQSSPSSGHEIPTWQPNIPVRSNSFNNPLGNRTSHSANSQPSATTVTAITPAPIQQPVKSIRVLKPELQTALAPTHPSWIPQPIQSVQPSPFSEGTVMPPVAEAPNYQGPPPPYPKHLLHQNPSVPPYELVSKSSKEEQPSLPKEDESEKSYDNVDTGDKEKKQITTSPITVRKNKKDEERRESRIQSYSPQAFKFFMEQHVENVLKSHQQRLHRKKQLENEMMRVGLSQDAQDQMRKMLCQKESNYIRLKRAKMDKSMFVKIKTLGIGAFGEVCLARKVDTKALYATKTLRKKDVLLRNQVAHVKAERDILAEADNEWVVRLYYSFQDKDNLYFVMDYIPGGDMMSLLIRMGIFPENLARFYIAELTCAVESVHKMGFIHRDIKPDNILIDRDGHIKLTDFGLCTGFRWTHDSKYYQSGDHPRQDSMDFSNEWGDPSNCRCGDRLKPLERRAARQHQRCLAHSLVGTPNYIAPEVLLRTGYTQLCDWWSVGVILFEMLVGQPPFLAQTPFETQVKVINWQTSLHIPPQAKLSPEASDLIIKLCRGPEDRLGKNGADEIKAHPFFKTIDFSSDLRQQSASYIPKITHPTDTSNFDPVDPDKLRSDDNEEENVNDTLNGWYKNGKHPEHAFYEFTFRRFFDDNGYPYNYPKPIEYEYINSQGSEQQSDEDDQHTGSEMKNRDLVYV; from the exons AGCTGAAGATCCGCGGCAAGTCAGAAATCCACCCAAGTTTGGGATGCATCATAAAGCCTTACTGGAAATTCGAAACTCTCTACAGCCATTTGCAAATGAAACAAGTCGGAGTCCTTCAGAAGTTAATCCACAAATGCTTCAAGACTTGCAAGCTGCTGGATTTGATGAG GATATGGTTATACAAGCTCTTCAGAAAACTAATAACAGAAGTATAGAAGCCGCAATTgaattcatcagtaaaatgagttATCAAGATCCTCGACGGGAACAGATGGCCACAGCAGCTGCCAGACCTGTTAATGCCAACTTGAAGCCAG GGAGTGTGCAACAATCAATTAACCGCAAACAAAGCTGGAAGGGTTCTAAAGAATCCTTAGTTCCTCAGAGACATGGTCCACCACTAGGAGAAAGTGTAGCATACCGTTCTGAAAGTCCCAATTCACAGACAGATGTAGGAAGACCTTTGTCAGGATCTGGTGTAACAGCGTTTACTCAAGCTCATCCTAGCAATGGACAGAGAGTGAACCCTCCACCACCTCCTCAAGTAAGGAGTGTCACTCCTCCGCCACCTCCAAGAGGCCAGACTCCCCCTCCAAGAGGTACAACTCCGCCTCCCCCATCATGGGAACCAAACTCTCAAACAAAGCGCTATTCTGGGAACATGGACTACGTCATCTCCCGAATCTCTCCAGTTCCAcctggagcctggcaggaggGCTATCCTCCACCACCTCTTAACACATCCCCAATGAATCCTCCTAATCAGGGACAGAGAGGCATTAATTCTGTTCCTGTTGGCAGACAGCCAATCATCATGCAGAGTTCtaacaaatttaattttccaCCTGGGAGACCTGGAATTCAGAATGGTAGTGGTCAGACTGAGTTTATGATGCACCAGAATGTTGTCTCTGCTGGCACTGTCAATCGGCAGCCACCCCCTCCATATCCTCTGACCCCAACTAATGGACAAAGCCCCTCTGCTTTACAAACAGGGGGTTCTGCTGCTCCGTCATCATACACAAATGGGAACATTCCTCAAGCTATGATGGTGCCAAACAGAAATAGTCATAACATGGAACTTTATAACATTAATGTACCTGGACTGCAAACAACTTGGCCTCAGTCATCATCTGCTCCTGCCCAGTCATCCCCAAGCAGCGGACATGAAATCCCTACGTGGCAACCTAACATACCAGTGAGGTCAAATTCTTTTAATAACCCATTAGGAAACAGAACAAGTCATTCTGCTAATTCTCAACCTTCAGCTACAACAGTCACTGCTATCACACCAGCTCCCATTCAACAGCCTGTGAAAAGTATACGTGTATTGAAACCAGAGCTGCAGACTGCTTTAGCACCTACACACCCTTCTTGGATACCACAGCCCATTCAGAGTGTTCAACCTAGTCCTTTTTCTGAGGGTACCGTTATGCCacctgttgctgaagctccaaactaTCAAGGTCCGCCACCACCTTATCCCAAGCATCTGCTACACCAAAACCCATCTGTTCCTCCATATGAATTGGTCAGTAAGTCTAGCAAAGAGGAGCAGCCAAGCTTGCCTAaggaagatgagagtgaaaaaagttatgacaatgTTGATACtggagataaagaaaagaaacagattacCACTTCACCTATCACTGTTaggaaaaacaagaaagatgAAGAGCGAAGGGAATCTCGTATTCAAAGTTACTCTCCTCAGGCATTTAAATTCTTCATGGAGCAACATGTAGAAAATGTGCTCAAATCTCATCAGCAACGTCTACATCGTAAAAAACAAttagagaatgaaatgatgcgg GTTGGATTATCTCAAGATGCCCAAGATCAAATGAGAAAGATGCTTTGCCAAAAAGAGTCTAATTACATCCGTCTTAAGAGGGCTAAAATGGACAAGTCTATGTTTGTGAAGATAAAGACATTAGGAATAGGAGCATTTGGTGAAGTCTGTCTAGCAAGAAAAGTAGATACCAAGGCTTTGTATGCAACAAAAACTCTTCGAAAGAAAGATGTTCTGCTTCGAAATCAAGTTGCTCATGTCAAAGCTGAGAGAGATATCCTGGCCGAAGCTGACAACGAATGGGTAGTTCGTCTTTATTATTCATTCCAAGACAAAGACAATTTATACTTTGTAATGGACTATATTCCTGGGGGTGATATGATGAGCCTATTAATTAGAATGGGCATCTTTCCAGAAAATCTGGCACGATTCTACATAGCAGAACTTACCTGTGCAGTCGAAAGTGTTCATAAAATGGGTTTTATTCATAGAGATATTAAACCTGATAACATTTTGATCGATCGTGATGGTCATATTAAATTGACTGACTTCGGTCTCTGCACTGGCTTCAGATGGACACATGACTCTAAGTACTACCAGAGTG GTGACCATCCACGGCAAGATAGCATGGATTTCAGTAATGAATGGGGTGACCCCTCTAACTGTCGATGTGGTGATAGACTGAAACCACTGGAGCGGAGAGCTGCACGCCAGCACCAGCGGTGTCTCGCACATTCTTTGGTTGGGACTCCTAATTATATTGCGCCTGAAGTCTTGTTACGAACAG GCTATACACAGTTGTGTGATTGGTGGAGTGTTGGTGTCATTCTTTTTGAAATGTTGGTGGGACAGCCGCCTTTCTTGGCACAGACACCATTTGAAACACAAGTGAAG GTTATCAACTGGCAAACATCTCTTCACATCCCACCGCAAGCTAAACTGAGTCCTGAAGCCTCTGATCTTATTATTAAACTCTGCCGAGGACCAGAAGATCGCTTAGGCAAGAATGGTGCTGATGAAATAAAAGctcatccattttttaaaacaattgatTTTTCCAGTGACCTGAGACAGCAATCTGCTTCATACATTCCTAAAATCACACACCCAACAGATACATCAAATTTTGATCCTGTTGATCCTGACAAGTTACGGAGTGATGATAATGAGGAAGAAAATGTAAACGACACTCTCAACGGATGGTATAAAAATGGAAAGCACCCTGAACATGCTTTCTATGAATTTACCTTTCGGAGGTTTTTTGATGACAATGGCTACCCTTACAATTATCCAAAACCTATtgaatatgaatatattaatTCACAAGGCTCAGAGCAGCAGTCAGATGAAGATGatcagcacacaggctcagagaTGAAAAATCGTGATCTAGTGTATGTTTGA